A stretch of the Neofelis nebulosa isolate mNeoNeb1 chromosome 1, mNeoNeb1.pri, whole genome shotgun sequence genome encodes the following:
- the TMEM167A gene encoding protein kish-A isoform X2 translates to MSAIFNFQSLLTVILLLICTCAYIRSLAPSLLDRNKTGLLGIFWKCARIGERKSPYVAVCCIVMAFSILFIQ, encoded by the exons ATG tctGCCATTTTCAATTTTCAGAGTCTGTTGACTGTAATCTTGCTGCTTATATGTACCTGTGCTTATATCCGATCTTTGGCACCCAGCCTCCTGGACAGAAATAAAACTGG ATTGTTGGGTATATTTTGGAAGTGCGCCAGAATTG GTGAACGGAAGAGTCCTTACGTTGCAGTATGCTGTATAGTGATGGCTTTCAGCATTCTCTTCATACAGTAG
- the TMEM167A gene encoding protein kish-A isoform X1, which produces MSGSRGSGGGALTGPTERGEGTRRASGVGTPLPPCARKGDVAGASPASLWSNIISGVSFHLWRGINHYFCVKSSAIFNFQSLLTVILLLICTCAYIRSLAPSLLDRNKTGLLGIFWKCARIGERKSPYVAVCCIVMAFSILFIQ; this is translated from the exons ATGTCGGGGTCGCGCGGCTCAGGAGGAGGTGCCCTGACAGGCCCAACCGAACGCGGGGAGGGAACGAGAAGGGCAAGTGGGGTGGGCACGCCTCTTCCGCCCTGCGCCCGGAAGGGTGATGTGGCTGGGGCTTCGCCGGCCTCACTATG GTCAAATATCATTTCTGGGGTCTCCTTCCACCTCTGGAGAGGGATAAATCACTACTTTTGTGTAAAATCA tctGCCATTTTCAATTTTCAGAGTCTGTTGACTGTAATCTTGCTGCTTATATGTACCTGTGCTTATATCCGATCTTTGGCACCCAGCCTCCTGGACAGAAATAAAACTGG ATTGTTGGGTATATTTTGGAAGTGCGCCAGAATTG GTGAACGGAAGAGTCCTTACGTTGCAGTATGCTGTATAGTGATGGCTTTCAGCATTCTCTTCATACAGTAG